The segment AAGTCGCATCCTTTCGTCGAGCTGATGGACACCTGGACCTGGTTCCAGTCGGGGATCAACACCGACGGCGCGCACAATCCGGTCACCAACCGCGTCGTGCAATCGGGCGACATCCTCTCGCTCAACACGTTCCCGATGATCTTCGGCTACTACACGGCGCTGGAACGGACGCTGTTCTGCGATCACGTCGACGACGCCAGCCTGGACATCTGGGAAAAGAACGTGGCGGTTCATCGTCGCGGGCTGGAACTGATCAAGCCGGGCGCCCGCTGCAAGGATATCGCCATCGAGCTCAACGACATGTACCGGCAGTGGGACCTGCTCAAATATCGCTCGTTCGGCTACGGCCACTCGTTCGGCGTGCTTTGCCATTACTACGGCCGTGAGGCCGGCGTGGAACTGCGCGAGGACATCGAGACCGAGCTGAAGCCGGGCATGGTCGTGTCCATGGAGCCGATGGTGATGCTGCCGGAAGGCACGCCCGGCGCCGGCGGCTATCGCGAGCACGACATCCTGATCGTCAAGGAAGACAGCGCCGAGAACATCACCGGGTTCCCCTTCGGGCCGGAACACAACATCGTGGGCAACTGAAATGGCGCCCTATCTTCCCTTCGATTGCCCGACAAGGGTGACGGACCGCAATGGCCGGTCCGTCTCCTATGCCACTCCGGTCTACGGACTGCTGAGCGACCTTATGGGCTGGGTCAGGCTGCGTTTCGGTGCGCCGCCTCCCCGATCCGGCCAGGGTGCCGACGAAGAAGACGGAAAATGGCCGCCGCCGCCACGTCCGTTCTGAAGCGCGAGCAAGCCCCGCAATGAAGAAAGGGCCGCGTCGCGGCCCTTCTGCTGTCGTTCGCGGTCTTTCCCGCCAGGTATCAGAACTCGTTCCTTAGCGCTTCGACGATACCGCCCACGCATACGTCGAGAAGGATCTCGCCCTTTTCCTTAGACGCCTGCTTCGGGGACGACAGCGTGCCGCTGCGCGGCGTCCATTCCGGTTTCGGCGGATAGACGTCATAGGGCGGGAATGTCGCCGGCGCGTGGTCGATCGCGCGTTCAAGGTCGACCAGCTGCGGATAGAGCGCCAGCATCAGGGATGTTTCCAGCACGCCGCCATGCTCGATTTCCCAGCCCGGGAAGCCATCGGGATAAAGTTTCGCGATCGTCGCCTTGTCCACGAAGTCCCAGTAGGAGAGCACGACGACCTTGACGTCGTCGATGCCGCTCCAGCGCAGTTCCCGCAGGGCAAGATCGATGCCTTCCACGATGAACCATGAGTTCTCGAAATGTCCGTTGAGCAGGCAGATCTTGCGCGCGCCGTGGCGGGCGAACTCCTTGATGACGTCGCGCAGCGCCGCCACCAGCGTCGCGCCGTCGAGACTGGTGGTGCCGGGCAGATGGTTGCCTCCGCCGGACTTCTGGTGCGACTTGTAGCCATACGTGAAAGGCGGGGCGACCAGCGCCCCGACTGCCTTGGCGATGCGGCGGGCGAACTCCGTCGGCAGCAGCACGTCCACATGCATCGGCATATGGCATCCATGCTGCTCCATCGAGCCGATGGGGATGAAAATCGGAACGGAGCCGTCGCGGACCCGGGCGTCGTAGTCGGGCCAGGGCAATTCGGCTGCAAAGACTGTGTCGACTGGCATGAGCATCTCCGTGTTTTCAGGCCGAAGCATGATTGAAGCCGGTCCACGGATATGAGAAATTTATATTCATCATCCTTGCATGAGAGACGCTAATCCATGCGCAGCTTCACGAACTTCCAGACAGACCTGCTCCGCACCTTCGTTTCCGTCATCGACCTCGGCGCCTTCACGAAAGCCGGCGACGCGCTCGGCCGAACCCAGCCGGCCGTCTCGCTGCAGGTCAAGCGGCTTGAGGAACTCGTCGGCGCCCCCATCATCAGGCAGGTCGGACGCACGCTGCTGCTGACCAGCGAAGGCGAGATGCTGCTCAGCTACGCGCGGGAAATCCTGCGCCTCAACGACGAGGCGGCCTCCTATTTCAACCGCTCCAAGATAGCCGGGGTGATCCGCGTCGGCCTGCCCAACGACTACGCCGTCGCCTTCCTCCAGGGCGTCATCACGGAATATACGCGCCGGAATCCGGAAATCTCGCTCGAGCTGCATTGTGGCTGGAGTGCCGAGATACTCGACCGCCTGCGGGCCGACGAACTCGACCTGGCGGTCGCCATGGTCAACAATGAGCGGGCGCAGTACCTGTCGCGGTCATGGATCGAGCGGCCGATCTGGGCGGCGGCGGAGACCGCGACGTTCGACCGGAAGAAGGGAATACCGCTGGCGGCGCATCCAGAGGGCTGCGCCTACAGGGCGCGCATGATCCAGGCGCTTGACGCCGCGCAGATTCGCTGGCGAGTCGCCTATACCGGATCGGGGATCGGCGGGCTCCAGAACGCCGTGGTGAACGGTCTCGGCGCCAGCGCGCTGACCCGCTACACCATGCTGCCGGGCATGCGCGTCCTCGACGAAATGGACGGGTTTCCGTCGCTGGCCGAAATCCGGGTCGGGCTGTTCTACAAGCACCCGCGCCTGTCGGACGCCAGCATTCGCCTGGTCAATCACATCATCGCGCGCCTTGACGAAGCAGGCGTATCCAACGACCCGATAAGGCGTGCCGGGGAACTCGATCGTCAATAAGCAGGATAAATGCAAAAATTTTTAGAATTAATTTTTCAAATGTATTGGCCCTTCATAGCCTGAGATAGGCCAAAAAATGGAAGGGGAACTCCATGACCGATAATCTCTCGTCATCCCGCCGCGTCAGCCGACGCGGCCTTCTTCGCGGCGGTGCCGTTCTTGGCGGCGGCATGCTCGCAACGCCCTATCTCAGCCGGCTTGCCTTCGCCGCACCGGTCGAGCTCACGATGCTTGCCTGGTATGGCCATGCCGAGCCCGACGTGGTGAGCGAATTCGAGGCGGAGAACAACGTCAAGTTCAAGCCGAAATACTATACCGGCGGCGACAACATGCTGGGCCTCATATCGCAGTCGCCGCCCGGCACGTTCGACCTGATCCTGTCGGACGCCGAATACGTGCAGCAGCTCAACGCCGCCGGCTATATCGAGAAGCTCGACCCGGCCGACTATCCCTTCAACGACTTCTTCCCCGAATTCCAGCATTTCCCGGGTCATTGGCAGGACAACGACCTTTATTCGGTCATCACCCGGTTCGGCTTCCTCGGCGTCGCCTACAACACCGAGGCGATCACCGAAAAGGAGGCGTCGAGCTACAACATCTACTGGGCCGAGAAGCTGAAGGGCAAGGTGGGGCATTTCGACTGGCATCTGCCCAACCTCGGCCAGATCAGCCTGCTCAACGGAAACGCCAGCCCCTACGATATCGACGCGGCGGCATGGCAGGCGGTGCAGGACAAGACGATGACGCTGCGCCCGCAGATCGGCGGCTTCTTCGACTATGGCGGCACGTTCTCCTCGCTGCAGAACGGCCAGATGCTGGCGATGGCGGGCATCGGCGACTGGATCACCGGCACGCTCGAGAGGAGCGGAGCCAAGGTGCGCAGCGTCATCCCCGAAGAAGGCGGGCTGCAGTTCACCGAATCCTTCTCCATCGGCAAAGGCTCGCAGAAGGCGGATCTCGCCAAGAAATGGATCCAGTACATCACCTCGGCCAAGGGCCAGGTGAAGTCGGCCAACATGGCGGCCTATCCTTGCCTCATCCCGAACAAGAAGGGCTGGGAGCTTCTGGCAAAGGAGACGCCTGCCGAAGCCAAGCGGCAGGGCATGCTGCTCAACGAGCCGAACGCGATGGATCTCATCCGCGCCGGTCGCATAAAATACCGGCAATTGCCGGTCCAGCAGAGCCTTGAGGACTGGAACGACTTCTGGTCGGAATACAAGGGCTCCTGACCGCGGCCAATGGCGGACCGAAGACCAGGCAGGGCGGGCGGCGACGTTGCCCGCCCTGCTTGCCTTTTTTAAACCTGAAACCGACCGATCCGCGTCCGAACGGGACAGAAATGCGAAAATCGATCACGCTCTACGGCCTGACATTCTCAATGCCGATGCTGGTGTGGCAGCTGCTGTTCTTCCTGGCGCCGCTGCTCTTCCTGATCGCGCTCAGCTTCTGGTCGGTGAAAAATTTCCGCATGGTCCCGGATTTCAATCCGGACAACTGGACGCGGATGCTGGGCCGCGGGGTGTTCTGGGAAGCCTATTTCCGCACGCTTCTGCTTTCCGCCGCGGCCGCCGGTCTCACCAGCGTCCTGGCGTTTCCCTGCGCCTACGGCATCGCTTTCAAGCTGTCGGAATCGGCGCGGCGCTGGGCGGTGTTCCTGATGGTCATTCCCTTCTTCACCAGCTACCTCGTGCGCGTCTATTCCTGGCAGATATTCCTTTCCGACCACGGCATATTCAACGCCCTGTTCGCCAAGATCGGCCTTGGTCCGTTCGGGATGCTGAACTCCGTCTTCGGCGTGATGGTCGGTTATCTCACGCTGAGCTTCCCGCTCGTGGTGCTTCTGCAACTGTTCAGCCTCGTCTTCGTCGACAGGATGCTGATCGAGGCCGCGCACAATCTGCGCTGCGGCCGCCTGCGCACCGTGTTCGAAGTGGTCATTCCGGCCGCGCGGGTCGGCCTCGTCATCGCGGCGCTGTTCTGCTTCATCCTGACGTTCGGTGATTTCGTCAGCCCGCTATATCTCGGCGGTGGCGATCCCCCGACATTGTCCATCCTGATCACCGACACGACGAAATCCGGCCAGCAATGGCCGCGCGCGTCGGTGATCGCGCTTGCCATGATCGCCACGCTGCTCGCCGTGGCCTTCGCCGCCGTCAGCTACGCCTATCGGGAGAGGGGGCGATGAACGATTTCAACCGCAACCGGCTGATCGACTGGGCGCTGAAGATCTACATAGTGCTGTCGTTCGGCTTCATCTTCGCGCCGATCGCCGCGAGTTTCGTCTTCTCGCTCAATGTCGATCGCTTCCCGTCGCTGCCGCTCGGCGGATTCTCGACCGTCTGGTACGAGACGGTCTGGAACGACCCGCTGGTCTGGCAGGGGCTGCGCAACACGCTGGTCGTCGGCGTGGTGGCATCCGTGGTGTCGACCGCAATCGGGTTCGGCGCGGCCTACACCGACTTCCGATACAGATTCTTCGGCAAGCCGGTCTATGTCGCGCTGGCGCTGCTGCCGCCGACCATCCCCGTGGTCATTCTCGGACTTGCGATGCTGGCCTTCCTGTCCAACGTCAACCTGTCCGGCGCGACCTATTCGGTCGTCATCGCCCATGTCGTCATGTGCGCTCCCTTCGCCATGGCGATCTGCCGGCTGCGGCTGTCGCAGATGGACCCGTCGCTGGAAGCGGCGGCGTGGAATCTGGGCGCATCCGAATGGATGGCGATGCGCCATGTGATCGTGCCCTTCTGCCGGCCGGCGCTATTCGCCGCTGTGTTCATCACCATGGCGGTCTCCTTCGACGAGTTCGCCGTCGCCTGGTTCGTTTCCGGCCTGAACGAGACGCTGCCGGTCAAGGTGCTCGGCTTTCTCCAGGGCCAGGTCAGCCCGCGCATCAACGTCATCGGCACCTTCGTCTTCATCGTTTCCATGACGCTGGTGGTCGTGGCCCAGGTCCTTCTCATGAAACGCGGAGCCGCGCCGGCTGCGGCAGTCAAAGACACCGGAGTAGTCACACAATGACCGACCAGGCTCTCGTCGTCTTCGACGGCGTCGCGAAGCGGTTCGGCGCTTTCGTCGCCGTGGAGAAGATGAATCTCGACATCCGCAAGGGCGAGTTCCTTGCCATCATGGGTTCGAGCGGCTGCGGCAAGACGACCACGCTGCGTATGCTGGCGGGTCTCGAGGCGCCGAGCGAGGGCGAGATACGGCTCGCCGGCAAACGCATCAACGACCTGCCGACCTGGCAACGCGACACCCCGATGGTGTGGCAGAGCCTGGCCCTGTTTCCGTTCCTGACGGTGCGCGAGAACGTCGAGTTCAGCCTGCGCATGCGCGGCATCGAAAAAAGCGAGCGCCGGCGGCGCGTCGACAAATGGCTCGAACGGATGCAGATCGCCGAGTTCGCCGATCGCAACGTGGCGCATCTCTCGGGCGGCCAGCGCCAGCGCGTGGCGCTGGCGCGCTCGCTGGTCACGGAGCCCGAGATCCTGCTTCTGGACGAGCCGCTTTCGGCGCTGGACGCACATCTCAAGGTGCGCATGCAGACGGTCCTGTCGAACCTTCAGCGCGAGCTCGGCATCACGTTCGTCTACGTCACTCATAGCCAGTCGGAGGCGTTCTCGATGGCGGACCGCGTCGTCATCATGAGCCGCGGCCGCATCGAGCAGATCGGCGACCCGCAGGAGATCTACCGCGCGCCGCGCACCAGATTCGTCGCCGAATTCCTCGGCTCATCGAACATCTTCGGCGGCAGCGTCACGGCCGTCGGCAACGGGGCGGTCCGCGTCGCGACGCCCGCCGGCGAATTTGATATCGCGGCCAATCCGGTAAAAGCCTTGGCGAAGGGCGACAAGGCGACCTTCGTCGTCTCTGACGACCGCGTGCAACTCTCCAACGAGAAGCCGGCCGAGGGCATCAATGCGGTGCGGGCCTCCGTGGTAGGCGAGGAGTTCGTCGGCGCCACCGCCGTGATCCATCTCGAAGGTCCCGACGGCATCGAATTGAAAGCGCAGAAGAGCCATGACGAGCTCGAACATCTCAACCTGGCGCACAAAGCGGACGTCTGGCTGACCTGGCGGCCGGAAGCCGGCCATATCCTGCCAGGGGAATAAGCATCCCGCGCCGAGAATACTTTCGGACTGATGGTTGGTGACCACAAGGGCGTTCAAATATCCAATACGACCGAGTTTGATAGGAAGCGATGAGATGGAACCGATATGGATGCTCTTTCTTAACGTAGGCGATCATGATCAGTCGCCGCGCGATCTGACATTCTATTCTTTTATCGAAGCCTTTAGTGCTCTTAAATTGCCGTGGAAGAGCCTGACGGGGGTGAGTCGATCGGCTGGCTCTGCATTAACGAATAACCTCTTGAAGGTTGATGCCGTCCTTAAGATCTCCAACCCGGTACCGGGGCCTCGACTTGGCTGATCCAGAACGGTGTGGCAGCCAACACTGACGCTGGCGGTAGTGTGGTATTGTGTCCTGCGCAATGTGCAGAGAACGGGTGCCACGTCTTGCGACCACGCTTCGATCAGTGAAGTCATCACGATAACGGTTCCTCATGGGGTCATGTGATGTACTTATTTGCCGCCATTGGAACCGCGAACTACGGCTTTCGTGGCGGCAGCACTCGTAGGAACCGAGCAGGCCGCATTTTCCAATCAGGCGTTGGGAGTGGCCAATATGGGATATCGTTCAGCGGGTCGCATGCTCGCGCTGTCAATGACGGTGCTTTCGCCGCTTTGCGCGCAACCTGTGCAGGCACAGGACGCGATTTCCGTCATGAGCTTCGGCGGAGCCTATCAGGAAGCGCAACGCAAGGCGGTTTTCGAAACCTATACCGCCAGCACAGGGATCAAGATCGACGAACAGGAGTATGGCGGCGAGATCGCCAAGATAAAGGCCATGATCGAGTCCGGCAACACAACGGTGGACGCGGTGGACGTCGATGCGCCGACCTTGCTGCAAGGGTGCGACGAGGGCATATTCGAGAAGATCGATTGGGCGAAGATCGGACCCGAGGATGACTGGATCAAGGGGACGACGTCCGACTGTGGCGTGGGGACGATCGTCTATGCCACGATCCTGGCCTACGACGGGGCCAAGCTCCCGGACGGTCCCAAGACGATCAAGGATCTGTTCGACACCAAGAAGTTTCCTGGAAAGCGCGGGCTTTGGAAGAACCCGGCCACCAATCTCGAATTCGCGTTGCTCGCTGATGGCGTCGCGCCAGACAAGGTCTATGAAACGCTGTCGACCCCAGAAGGAGTCGACCGCGCCTTCGCCAAGCTCGACACGATCAAGGACAGCATCGTTTGGTGGGAAGCAGGCGCCCAGGCGCCGCAATTGCTCGCCTCCGGCGAAGTCGCGATGACGACCGCCTGGAACGGCCGCATCTACAACGCCAATAAGGAAGGTAAGGATTTCAGGATCGTGTGGGACAACCAGATCCTCGATTCCAACTACTGGGTGATCCCGAAGGGCGCGAAAAATCCCGAGGCGTCCCTTGCGTTCATCAAGTATGCGGCGGAGCCAAAAGTGCTCGCGGGCATTACCAAATACATCCCGTATGGTCCGGTGCGGAAATCGGCGGCCGAGTTCGTGGCGCCCGAGGACGCCAAGAATCTGCCCACCAGCCCACAGAACCTGACGGTT is part of the Mesorhizobium terrae genome and harbors:
- a CDS encoding creatininase; this translates as MPVDTVFAAELPWPDYDARVRDGSVPIFIPIGSMEQHGCHMPMHVDVLLPTEFARRIAKAVGALVAPPFTYGYKSHQKSGGGNHLPGTTSLDGATLVAALRDVIKEFARHGARKICLLNGHFENSWFIVEGIDLALRELRWSGIDDVKVVVLSYWDFVDKATIAKLYPDGFPGWEIEHGGVLETSLMLALYPQLVDLERAIDHAPATFPPYDVYPPKPEWTPRSGTLSSPKQASKEKGEILLDVCVGGIVEALRNEF
- a CDS encoding LysR substrate-binding domain-containing protein, which codes for MRSFTNFQTDLLRTFVSVIDLGAFTKAGDALGRTQPAVSLQVKRLEELVGAPIIRQVGRTLLLTSEGEMLLSYAREILRLNDEAASYFNRSKIAGVIRVGLPNDYAVAFLQGVITEYTRRNPEISLELHCGWSAEILDRLRADELDLAVAMVNNERAQYLSRSWIERPIWAAAETATFDRKKGIPLAAHPEGCAYRARMIQALDAAQIRWRVAYTGSGIGGLQNAVVNGLGASALTRYTMLPGMRVLDEMDGFPSLAEIRVGLFYKHPRLSDASIRLVNHIIARLDEAGVSNDPIRRAGELDRQ
- a CDS encoding polyamine ABC transporter substrate-binding protein, translating into MTDNLSSSRRVSRRGLLRGGAVLGGGMLATPYLSRLAFAAPVELTMLAWYGHAEPDVVSEFEAENNVKFKPKYYTGGDNMLGLISQSPPGTFDLILSDAEYVQQLNAAGYIEKLDPADYPFNDFFPEFQHFPGHWQDNDLYSVITRFGFLGVAYNTEAITEKEASSYNIYWAEKLKGKVGHFDWHLPNLGQISLLNGNASPYDIDAAAWQAVQDKTMTLRPQIGGFFDYGGTFSSLQNGQMLAMAGIGDWITGTLERSGAKVRSVIPEEGGLQFTESFSIGKGSQKADLAKKWIQYITSAKGQVKSANMAAYPCLIPNKKGWELLAKETPAEAKRQGMLLNEPNAMDLIRAGRIKYRQLPVQQSLEDWNDFWSEYKGS
- a CDS encoding ABC transporter permease, with translation MRKSITLYGLTFSMPMLVWQLLFFLAPLLFLIALSFWSVKNFRMVPDFNPDNWTRMLGRGVFWEAYFRTLLLSAAAAGLTSVLAFPCAYGIAFKLSESARRWAVFLMVIPFFTSYLVRVYSWQIFLSDHGIFNALFAKIGLGPFGMLNSVFGVMVGYLTLSFPLVVLLQLFSLVFVDRMLIEAAHNLRCGRLRTVFEVVIPAARVGLVIAALFCFILTFGDFVSPLYLGGGDPPTLSILITDTTKSGQQWPRASVIALAMIATLLAVAFAAVSYAYRERGR
- a CDS encoding ABC transporter permease, which gives rise to MNDFNRNRLIDWALKIYIVLSFGFIFAPIAASFVFSLNVDRFPSLPLGGFSTVWYETVWNDPLVWQGLRNTLVVGVVASVVSTAIGFGAAYTDFRYRFFGKPVYVALALLPPTIPVVILGLAMLAFLSNVNLSGATYSVVIAHVVMCAPFAMAICRLRLSQMDPSLEAAAWNLGASEWMAMRHVIVPFCRPALFAAVFITMAVSFDEFAVAWFVSGLNETLPVKVLGFLQGQVSPRINVIGTFVFIVSMTLVVVAQVLLMKRGAAPAAAVKDTGVVTQ
- a CDS encoding ABC transporter ATP-binding protein; protein product: MTDQALVVFDGVAKRFGAFVAVEKMNLDIRKGEFLAIMGSSGCGKTTTLRMLAGLEAPSEGEIRLAGKRINDLPTWQRDTPMVWQSLALFPFLTVRENVEFSLRMRGIEKSERRRRVDKWLERMQIAEFADRNVAHLSGGQRQRVALARSLVTEPEILLLDEPLSALDAHLKVRMQTVLSNLQRELGITFVYVTHSQSEAFSMADRVVIMSRGRIEQIGDPQEIYRAPRTRFVAEFLGSSNIFGGSVTAVGNGAVRVATPAGEFDIAANPVKALAKGDKATFVVSDDRVQLSNEKPAEGINAVRASVVGEEFVGATAVIHLEGPDGIELKAQKSHDELEHLNLAHKADVWLTWRPEAGHILPGE
- a CDS encoding ABC transporter substrate-binding protein, translated to MAAALVGTEQAAFSNQALGVANMGYRSAGRMLALSMTVLSPLCAQPVQAQDAISVMSFGGAYQEAQRKAVFETYTASTGIKIDEQEYGGEIAKIKAMIESGNTTVDAVDVDAPTLLQGCDEGIFEKIDWAKIGPEDDWIKGTTSDCGVGTIVYATILAYDGAKLPDGPKTIKDLFDTKKFPGKRGLWKNPATNLEFALLADGVAPDKVYETLSTPEGVDRAFAKLDTIKDSIVWWEAGAQAPQLLASGEVAMTTAWNGRIYNANKEGKDFRIVWDNQILDSNYWVIPKGAKNPEASLAFIKYAAEPKVLAGITKYIPYGPVRKSAAEFVAPEDAKNLPTSPQNLTVSLTLDNGFWADNGEEIRKRFTTWLAQ